DNA from Choristoneura fumiferana chromosome 6, NRCan_CFum_1, whole genome shotgun sequence:
TCAcggttttaaatgggtcccgacttttGATTTACTCTTAATAGAGCTCTAGTCGGATTTTTTCGGAGTTCAGTCCAGGACGGCAGTATGTAAATATGTTATTTCTAAATTTATGACTGAAAACATTCTTCAAAATATAATTGAACACCTATTAcaccatttttgaaaattcttctTAAAGGGTATAAAGGggtgtgaaagtttgtatgagaaaaatgttattattgaaGATTACATTCCGAaactttgtgattttttttctacatataaacaaaaaagcACGTGTTTCACTGTTTTTGAAAATTCTACCagtcagaaaaaatattaagacgTACCGTGGTTTCGCCAATACGGAAATCTGTAGTAGGCAAAAGAAGTAGGTAGATAAGTAGGTTATCATTGTCGTGATTTTTGTCATGTACACAGGTTgaaatatatttacttatttattaaaggtagtttattgaattcaaattaatacccactgttatctttattcatcggcgagtgggaaccctgtgctcttgGCGCCAAACTTAAGAACATTTGAGcaaacttatttaggtacttaggcaattgttatttgttttaaaatgggtCCAAAGTGTTAACTTTTAGGTGAATTAAACGGTATTCAATCAAAAAGGAATCTACTTTGTTTGTGAACAATACGAAAATCTATAAAATACctggttaggtaggtacctacgagtacttacctaattatttgtattttgcaAAACTATATTCATTTAGACGCCCTAAAATGCTTATAATACCTAACAATCTTGTTCTCATTATGCACCTACTACACTTACAGTGTATTTAGCTACAAATATgatggtttaaattaaatactagaAAATGGCTTCTTACATTTCAATATCTTACGGAATTCTGAAAAGCGATAATTCCGGTTTCTGTACGTTCTTTTTATTAATACGAGTAAATCCGTAAACACTACAATATACCTTAAACAGATTATGTCGTTTCGAAGTCattgttgcaaaataaaataagtaactagcCTATAAAAATCACGCGCCACGCGTCCAGCGTGCGAGCGAGCCTAGcggcatagtaaaagaggacaagtaagctcactacgaacaaaagtacatcgcgcggcttaaatgtgtgcgcgccggttggagCCGGTACGCAcacacccgccgcacgcacacactgctaatttaaggaggattaagttttctttagtcaaggctgcgctgccgtcggtgccgcacgtttcgattttagctcgctcgtcttctGCTCACTTCGCGatatgatcaccttttacgttcgcgtactcgtatttacgtattttttgtattaggtatagttgtacctaaataagtaaggcataataataataacttatttcaaaaacatcgTTACAATAGATTAGTTTCGTGCAagaacacataaaaaatattgatacctacctacctacctataaacaatatagatAGTTATTGTactatgtgtaggtaaacatgagtagtatgtatacagACAGTACAGACAGTCGCCATAACCATTCCGgccaatttataaataatatttttaaatttagtaaattaataataatatagcggcatagaatctGTCGGTTCTCTAGACAAAGACATTAGACAATGTTACCttttgtactaaaattatttgccggtaggtagtaattaatgtaaaatagacgtcgacaactCCAAGCGTctgcgccggagtaggcagttaagtctcctaaagggtcagagtggacctacttgttctcttttactatgctagcGGCAACCCACTGCCGTGCCCTTGTAGAAAAGGTGTGCCGGCCGAACGTACCAATTAACTGCGGAGTTTCCAACCCATGCTAAAACAACAACTGTCTGTGTCATTCccataatcctccgaaaaatcaatcaaaacaggaAAAAAGGAATGCAGACAGTAAATATATGTTatcccaaatttaacgcgagcgaagccgcaggcagaGCTAGTAATATTACAAATGGGATGTGGGATTAGTTTTTTGCAACTGACTAGCGTGTTAAAATGTTGAAACTGTACCTGTACCTACCTGTACCCTTGAATAGTGTTTACTATGAATCTTTGTTATTTCATCCGTATACCGACGCATAACAGAGACACTCATGATATCTTCTACGTCGTCAGTATCGTCTGAGCAGCAGATGACTTTATGGCACGATGGATCATGGAGAGTATGATTATAATAATCGCTTAAGTTTTTAACTGCCGTAGGGCTATTCCGGATGTCTGTCAAAATCAcagaaaaattacattatttttaaaatgagagtataactgaaaaccagtTGGTTCGATAATtttcccaaaatcgttatttcctaatAGAAAATTTTCCGTTCGTATTTTTTCCCGAAtgtttttttcccaatatgcttttttactgaatcttattttcacaatcacGTTTTTCCCAATTTGAATCGACACGGAAACATAGGTGTAGTGTTTTGATCCTTAAAATACCAATGAAACACCGAGTACGCGTAAACTTGTTTAATCCTTTATTCAGACTGAATAGACTGAATAGATGTCTACGGGTAGTTTGTAATTTCAGAACTACCTCGTATTTGCATATACAAtaataggtaggtttaggtcaTGTTAAGTTTTCCTGGGCCAAAAGAAGGAGATCCGCGTTAGCAGAGCTCCATCGATACTGTTTGTGTCGCTTAAAACAAGCTCCAGAGTAAAACTATGCGGGAAAAAAAGCTTTCGCGAaaaaaatgcgaacggaaattttgctactacgaaataacgattttgggaaaATCATCTAACAAATCGTTTAATATAAGTAACTAACCCGATGCTTTACAAAGAGCTTCATctctaataaaatattttgtgaacAAGTCCAGGGCGTCGCTGATGCGAGTTGAAGGAAGGTCTTGAATTCTTAACTTATGCAGCTTTCCATTTTTTCCCATGCTTTCAAATCTGGACCACACCATTTTAGAAGACATCGCTGATTTCTAGTTgattataataagtaaataaaggtaaaatattaaatccttgtcattattataaatgcgaaataaaTTCTACTATCTAACATCGAAgaagtctaacatctggtagaatagtgaacggttgtgttgctttgcagatgagctttggttgagttcgaaacgcgtcagtgtattgtggtggtggttatagatgtgtttgtgtgatttgtgtgtattcttagtgtgcaggtggaggaactgcataaacacattttttgcataaatgtagctatcataaggtcgcgggtgagcaaagaaattgtttcagttcaaagaaattctgtcagtctgtctgtttgttaccttttcattcttaaaccgctgaactgatttaagtATGGAGGGAGTTCTTTGACACTTTGGAAAGCATTTAGGATggtttttactcgactacggcaaagccaaagaaaagtaatgattttagcagtctatgtatgtttgtatttacgtatgttCCACCGTAGCATCTAGACTATCTATATATAGACTATCTATTCAATCAAGCAAGAAAATATTCTTGTCTGAAATTCTTATATACACAGACTTCAGGAACCTTGCCTTAAGGCTTGCTTGCTTAACAATTAATTTTATGGTGGCATGCGACCACGGCACTCCTCCTGAAGTCTGTGTATAAGAATTTCAGAtaagaatattttattgcttgattgaatcaggcgtcactttgcggaggttGATATTTGTGGTCACGGAGGAGCAAATTAATTGCGTATAGTTcttaaacattttcttatttttttatttcacgtttTTTCCGTAGTCGAGTTTCagtttttaaaacttattttttttatctcagaAAATTGCATCGCGGGATGGCGATAAACTATTTTTTCTAATGACAAATGACACTTGCCTAAATAgtttgattttaatattatttatatcaaCCGAAATATTGCACAATCGAAAAAGATGATGTGCGAATCGAACTGAAGCTAGCTGGCAAGTGACCGCCAAGGTGACATTTAACTTTAATATATCGCAGGCTGAGAACGAAAGGGACTCAACTCAAAAAAACCGATTTTTGGCAAATTGCAAAAATGTGATTGTGTTTCAGGTTTCCTCGTGTTTGAAAATACATAAGTGTTACTGTAAATgatctattttaaaaataatatttttgtctgTTTCATTCACTTTTCCTTGTTTCATTACGATTACAGTATTTTGcttggttatttaaaaacattaaaaaaaatattaaaaaaaagatgaatAAAACAGTCATTTTAGTATTAAGAATGATGATGAATTGCCTGTATCATTTCATATTAAGTCTGTTTACAATTAACAATAGCTTCGTAACTGTCGTCTGTGTCGTGATAGTATAAAGAGCCAGTTTAGTTTTCACGATACTTAGGACTCAATAGGAATCTATTCCAACTCCATTAGTTTTAGGTCACTTTTAACATTTATGAGTTTTCTGACGCAATATTGAAGCGGGCGCTGTCGTCCCCAACGGTAGGTGCTAGAGCTAGAGGGTGTGTGTGATAAAGAGACCAACGATATCATTCTGTACTCTTATGACTAAAATTTGGCCGTTTTCAATTATCCACATTGTGAACGTCGTTTAGTATAATTAActcaatttttcaaaattttgagtTAAGTTACTTTCGTTCTGAACATGCGATATACACAGTGTTAGGGACAGTCTACTggtcaaataaagttaatttctctaagagaGTAATTAGTGGCCTAGCTTagctcttactgtttaaaagacaatcaaaagttattattattgatttttagcAGTAAGACAGCGTAAAGGTTCTTCATTTATGACGTCTTTTCAAAGTATATAAGTACTTAATCCGTTTtcaattcacacatatttagcaaaagaaagttaaaggGTTTTTATGGTCTCTCTTATAATATGTGTCACGTCAGTGTCACTtgttaagtttgtttattttacaattatttaactattaacaataaattattagcTAATTATTAGTCTACCCAACGAAGGAAAATCAGGGAAAAACTCGTGTATAAGCgaatttggcatagttgtaggtagagaatggtgttttaaaccacatactaaaagtagtGATGGGTTGGGTGGGCGTGAAGCAACCGGTTGTAAAGGTCCCTTTTCcttttgagggttccgtacccaaagggtgccaacgggaccctattactgagactctgctgtctgtctgtctatctgtctgtgtcCGTCTATCACATGGCTCTATCTCTTAacccgtaaaagttagacacttgaaattttcacagattatgtattactgtggccgctataacaacaaatactaaaaataaaataaagttacaaattaaacggGGTCATCATAcaagaaacatgtttttttcagcgtttttagccgttgctaaggcgaccgagtcgcctagcaatgACTAGCTatttcgtttgaatatttaccttttaagtttgcgattttaatgatgttttataaaagcttcgataatataatatagtgactgtttaattgtgtggtttattcgtttttgtgcaaaattaataaagcaattaatGGACCACAatcctcaatgaagccaactttgataaagcgctcgccaaatccacaccgtataatcactatgtttacctattgttttttacactaaaaaaatcatactaagtatttaacactatttacaaggtttataatacagtttaaaatttattcacactagtcgaacttcttattatttaactacacaacatacgaagtccgcttAATTTCTCGCGAAAGCGCGAACGAACCGCGCTGACTTGActgacagccatttttttttctgccgtGGCGCATGGCAcgagtctaaagcgctattcagcctccgacagggcgacagccaaagaggatgagattttaaaatgtttctttattcaaaatacttgcacctagtgcttacattttggtgatatgtttttattaacttgtaatgtatttAATGTACTCGTAGCGTAACTagtgtttgttcgggtggaattaacatttcaacttaaatttgaagtggatatcttcaaccgattgagctgaaattttgcatgcgtgtataaatccgatgacaatgcaaaactATTATggcgtagagctgatctgatgatgaagttagatgttggccataggaactctgtaataaaacgacacgactgcatcgattttggtctcattttattcgtcttgacgactacctactttggtaactaggggcaaaaagtaccgccagcaaaaaagcttgtaggtattagaattttttacaaaaaaaaattactgaactattttttttttaaacattatacggaggtgcggaacccttcatgcgcgagtcacTTGCAATcgcacttaaataaataaataaacatcacgggacaattcacaccaattgacctagtcccaaagtaagcttagcaaagcttgtgttatgggtactaagcaacggataaatattattatataaatagatacaaacctaaatacatagtaaacacccaagacccgagaacaaacattcgtatttttcatacaaatatctgccccgacacgggaatcgaacccgggacctcaagcttcgtagtcaggttctctaaccactaggccatctggtcgtctacaacttgaccgattttttagtTTAACGTAAACGCAGCCCAcagcaaataatatttataagtatatcgacggtggaaagcattaaacgctgtaacccacacctttaccaattttttttattgcatgtttcgattcagtttttttttctgcgtcGAATGCTGTAACTCTCGTTGCTCTACGACGTTTAGAAGTTTCTGGACAGCGTagtaatttttacaatttttggcTATTTATGTACTACCGTACTACCTACGTACGCCAAATGCTGTAACCGAcacgaaaaacgaaaaaaatatagagTCCTGTATCTTACTTCAAACACGCGGAACAATATTCATCCGCACGATGTCGCTTACAGCGTTTAggcgtaataaaaaatatatcatacgTGGGTTACAGCATTTACGCTGATCGAGAATGTATTGCAGGTGAGTGTTAAAGCATTCACTGGGAATCAAAACAAATGAATCTATCAAAAAATTTCAAGGCAGTTCCCGGAGTATTGGGATAAGATTCATGACGTTACAGCATTTGAAAatgcataatattattgttagcagtcaatttacatcaattttacaacgcttttattagctttacatgtatgtttgtttgtaaccgaCTGCTTTGAACtcgattttgacccactttaaacggtcagatttaatttttaaactctgtacttacttattagttattaagaaccgatgacaatacaataaaaattaagttaattatcaAACTAACACTAAATCTTCTTTAAAAGAACTAACAATATATCTACTAGGTACTAGACTTACTAGCGCcccaccccggcttcgcacggtcacaaatttaaataaaggtcCTATAAAAGGACACCTCAcaaacatttttcagctccatttcccgcGCAAAGCCGGAACGCTTTTTTTAATTcgtatctaatattttttgagtggaatgtccgattatttagaataattcaaaaagtgatCTATAAGTATTTAAACATTCTTgaatattaagtaatttatttggataagaaTTAATGTACAGGTATAGATAATATGGTATCATTTTGGTCGggatttctatcaacttttaaaacgtGAAAAAGTACCTGTACCTAGTTATAAGTGACATTATACTAGTAGTTACATAAAAGATGGACATATCGTTTTTTTCTAGATACCGATATacctttcttcttcttcagcctttCTCAAACTTCtcggtgtaggcctccttcaattttttccactcgTCGCGACATTGAGCTTTTTGGATCCAATTTGAACCAGCAAAGTTTTTACATCGTTTTTCCACCGCATTTGTGGTCTACCCTGAGGTCGCTTTTCCCCCCATTGGCTTCCACTCTAGGAGACGCTTGCACCACGACTGTTTACTCCGGGCCACATGTCCAGCCCACTTCCACTTTAAGCTCGCCACTCGTTTTGTCACGTTTGCGACTTTGCTTTGATCCCGaagctatttttttgttttgcggtCCATAAGCGACACTCCTACCAGCTTCTTCTCCACTGCCCTCTGGGCCACTTGTAATCGATTGATCACGTCTTTCGTGAATACCCAGGTTTCAGCACCATAAGTGAGCACCGGCAGGATGCACTGATTAAATATCCGCAGAAATTTTGATCTTGAAAGCAAAGTCCAGTTTCGAGTATGCTGCCTACATAAGCCTTATTCGTCTGTGAAGTTCACTAGTTTAGTTTGGTTGTGCCCATCCTGTTCTCTTGTCCCATCCCAGGTATACGTACTTCTTTACCTGGTCTACGGTGGTTTGGTTGATGGTTATGCTTACGGTATTTCGATCCATGTTCGTCATAATCTTGGTTTTTCCCAAGTTCATTTCCAAAACAACTTGTAAAGAGACGTTACTCAACTCCTTAATCACCTGTAATTCTTCTCACGAAGAGAAGAACTATGTCTCGCAGATGACCTTAAGTTATTCAGTCTAGCTCCTGCTATATTTAGACCTCGATTTTCCCATGCGAGTTTTTTGAAAACATCTTCCAGAACCAGAGTAAACAGCTTTGGATTAATTGGATACTTTTTCCCTTGTtagttctagttttttttttctaatgaaagcttgtttttgttacacctcaagttacattattgaagttttaatagtacgaaaccctatttttttctggtaataaataaggTGTATGTCACTTTGGGCATTttaatgcagaaaaaaaaattgaaatcggttcagtacCTATTGTTCGAGTTTATTCGTAAGAAACATCCAAAATTAGTATAGACTAGTATATGGATatccaaaaaaattacaacaagtAGTAAAAGAACTTGAAAAATCTCATTGACAAAATCGATTCCACAAGTAAGCTCAGGAGTATTAGGGATTGccaacaagtaaaaaaaaaaaacagaagatTCCATCGAAGAATTCGCGGATTGCAAGACgcataaaaacacattttcctaaattattttgtcatATTGATCGATTACTGTTACGATTAAtcaataatactaaataaaataagtatttgccATTTTTAAAGTCCCATTATATTTTGACCAGTTGCTGATTacgctaattaattttacatggaTTGGATTGATGTAAGCTGTTActtcaatttcatttttcattttgagaatCTAAACCAGCTTACAACACTTTATATGATCAAAAGTACTGTACATTGTCCAATCAAGTACGACATTTATGTTTTCCCAAAAAAGTACACTTTCTACTATTTCATACATTAGTGTATTGATGTAACTGCGTTTTCGTggtctaaaacaaaatattcaaatgctgtaacccaCCAAAACTTCTTTGCTGACTACTTTAGAGAAGATTTTTACCAAGAGAATGATAGCCTAGCCAAATATACATCATTTCCCAAAGAATGGTTACTTTAGGCCAAAAGGATCATGAGttatgtttttttagaaaattttaaaaagttttttggctCTGGTGTAAATATTACACATTTTGGGTTACAGCGTTTATGCTTTCCACCGTCGATATGTGTTCAGGTGTGGAATAAATAAAcgagaacaaataaaaaacacagtGGCAGGTAGGTACGTCATTATTGCCGAGATCCGGAATGTAGAATATTATAATGCTAAACGTACCTACTACGCTAAACGGATCAACTCACGATTTCAACCCGGATCCATATAGGTAGTgtcaccagagttgaggtcacgcacacaagaacattcATGTTACggcagcaggattttgacattaagagcgtttatacctgctgagcaggcaacgttgcattttgttagcttttctcgattattccattaaaattgaAATCAACAAACGAGTAATAATAACCCCGATGTTTCGGCCATATTGCAGTGGTCATTGtgacgagtagactgaagtggtATCATTTTTGCTTAGCTGcacgagtccttcgaactaacCGCACTTGATCGCAATTTTTTacgttaaaaaatcaaaatgtttattttgtacatGAAACTACAGTGAGACTCGcccattttaaatgataaaacaacgcataactcacgtctgaaatcgagtttagctcgacatgtttcgggctaattcataacccttcttctgggagcaacgcgactcgaaAGGGCTCttttaaatgtcatttttagggtttcgaaCCCAAAGTGTAAAAGGACACCCTATTATACTAaaacttcgctgtccgtccgtccgtctgtccgtctgtcaccaggctttATCTCATGAGctgtgatagttagacagttaaaattttcacagtatATGTTAAACTGTGGCCgctaacaacaaatactaaaaacagaataaaataaatatttaagggggctcccatgcaacaaacgtgttttttttgccgtttttgctaagctctaataatgttgtattgattatggtacggaacccttcgtgcgcgagtccgactcgcacttgaccggttttttagtAACGAAGaatacgccgcaagaaacttggcaagaagtatttcttttaaaacaaaatacaggggttatttacaataaacttaactacgataaaaactttttaacaaaaaaatgaaaccgccgaaaaaacagaaaagcaaaaaataataaacctttttctcctatttaaccttaatctaggtatttgaagtcggtgcctcagcacgagccatcaggagtgatagaagcccatcaggtagacgactataggtccactcctgatgGCAAGTATTGAGGCATCAAACTAGTActtagattaaggttaaataggagAAAAAGGAGAAAAGGTTTATTGTTAAAGGTTAAAGGTTTTTGGTTTCTGTTTTTtcagcggtttaatttttttttgttaaaaagtttttttgatacTTTTTCACACCCTTGGGGTAaatttttattccaaatttatttacttaataccaACTTTAATGacaaaagaattatgaaaatcggaccactctgtaaaaagttatgcctggtcaaacattacaatcagtgactgaacaatcaatcatcccttGTTTTCCTACTCTTAGGGTATgtagttttcaataaaaaaagaattatcaaaatctgactactctgtaaaaattTATGCGTGGTCaggtcataaaaaaaaagttaaaccgactccaaaaaaataacaaaaaatggaaccgactacaaaacccttgaaaatatttttctaggtacctactagctcgaagtcgatgcctcagcatgagccagcaggaatggaacaatattcgtctacctcacctacatttactatgggtttcaaatccatcctgctgggtcgtgctgagtcaccgacttcgagctagtaggtacatagaaaaatattttgaagggttttgtagtcggttccaatttttgttatttttttatttattggagtcggttttactgttttgttaaaaaaaatctttatttctcactttttagtgatttgtagccaaattacatctcacaacgattccattaagcccaaacacggcttagttacgttgttttataatagagttccgttgcctaccttccggattcagcatcagatcagttcgaaagaatcattaacttaaagctccttcttagtcacTTATCTAGGtaaattaatcatgatcgtttatagacgagcgagcattgcttagctttgacgagttccattgatcatccacggtcttcttcatcaggttcagtttaccaaatgatactttctgaatgtaaatgcttatcttaatgctaaaaatgccaaaatcgccataggtgtgcctataaaatttgaggtttgccctcgatttccctaggatcccatcattagATCTTGATTTCGTGActatgggaccacctcagaagaataccctttcgattaaaaaataattttgaaaatcgatctacaattgactgagtaatcggtgaacatacataaaaaataaaaaatacaaacattggaacatagaaactcctcctttttttgaagacggttaaaaatgtatacgcgtcgacttgagaaccttcTCCGGTTTTTTTCGTGGgttaaaaagtcgtatcgtactatgaaatacatatattgatacgacctgccgtaatgtgttacattgttgtcgtggtttgcgagccataaatgagtcagctgttgaatgtacatatataggcagttttgcgtactggatttaggttgtCTATGGCcatattttcgagcagtgtcgtgagaAGCTTATTTCGTCTCATTTGTACGAGTAGAATCaaatcttgaatttaaaacccCATGGGCAGAGACTCCCAGTATAATTCGTAGCAACCCGGTGGCAATCGatttgttaagtacctaccacgC
Protein-coding regions in this window:
- the LOC141428695 gene encoding uncharacterized protein isoform X1, with the protein product MFKNYTQLICSSVTTNINLRKKSAMSSKMVWSRFESMGKNGKLHKLRIQDLPSTRISDALDLFTKYFIRDEALCKASDIRNSPTAVKNLSDYYNHTLHDPSCHKVICCSDDTDDVEDIMSVSVMRRYTDEITKIHSKHYSRVQMLNSPEKLDLNRMKFLKMIYEMETLFDPVKEYKLDVYYGDVGAVIAPPYRGLGIIDQYSKIRRMICEAHKVPMTGAWMTAHATQRAAAVDGWETVREIAFDYFAKKYDVTFTNTPPTLKLMIGRATTSS